The Archangium lipolyticum genome contains a region encoding:
- a CDS encoding DUF2314 domain-containing protein, whose translation MFPPRAPVARLLGVLLFSLTALAHAAGPSPKAPTTASPKAPGTPFPQEVLHASELFYSVLLFHPAEPKGNVVASANALLAAKYRELSGAWKPGAPAPEVVIEAVPWDKLDPINEEHLRYFGGKVEPEDRKRLMGAKHATALNFHIPFAKRHESLLAAMRFAHQFATEQKAILWDAETREYFSPKRWKETRVDGWTGAVPSLPSHITMHVYADGGAQRMVTLGMVKLGLPDLVVEQVPGSMTTEMGKLVNAVAQLLTEGLEPAKNGELTVDVTRVKDARVQRMVTADDPKTARRNTKLWAIEGRRDNGDPENPLLEITFPGSGSAHERQLAALDALFGKKPDNITAAPPGDPELEAVARKARARLNELRPRIAKGLHPPEVLLVKAGFRTDDDNLEYMWMEVVTWEKDRLKGTLANEPFNVSRLRRGSPVDVAESEVQDYLYMSPNGTREGGESSTILMRREQQGR comes from the coding sequence TCCTGCTGTTCTCCCTGACTGCCCTGGCGCACGCGGCCGGGCCGAGCCCCAAGGCCCCCACCACCGCGTCCCCCAAGGCTCCGGGAACACCGTTCCCCCAGGAGGTGCTGCACGCCTCGGAGCTCTTCTACTCGGTGCTGCTGTTCCACCCGGCGGAGCCGAAGGGCAACGTGGTGGCCAGCGCGAACGCGCTGCTGGCCGCGAAGTACCGGGAGCTGAGCGGCGCGTGGAAGCCCGGCGCGCCGGCGCCCGAGGTCGTCATCGAGGCGGTGCCGTGGGACAAGCTGGATCCGATCAACGAGGAGCACCTGCGCTACTTCGGCGGAAAGGTGGAGCCCGAGGATCGCAAGCGGCTGATGGGCGCGAAGCACGCGACGGCGCTCAACTTCCACATCCCGTTCGCGAAGCGCCACGAGTCGCTGCTGGCGGCCATGCGCTTCGCGCACCAGTTCGCCACCGAGCAGAAGGCCATCCTGTGGGACGCCGAGACACGCGAGTACTTCTCGCCCAAGCGCTGGAAGGAGACGCGGGTGGACGGCTGGACCGGAGCGGTCCCCTCGCTGCCCTCCCACATCACGATGCACGTATATGCCGACGGTGGGGCCCAGCGGATGGTCACCCTCGGGATGGTGAAGCTGGGCCTGCCGGATCTGGTCGTGGAGCAGGTGCCGGGCTCGATGACGACCGAGATGGGGAAGCTCGTCAACGCCGTGGCGCAGTTGCTCACCGAGGGGCTGGAGCCCGCGAAGAACGGTGAGCTGACGGTGGACGTGACGCGCGTGAAGGACGCCCGGGTGCAGCGCATGGTCACGGCGGATGATCCGAAGACGGCGCGGCGCAACACGAAGCTGTGGGCCATCGAGGGCCGCCGGGACAATGGAGACCCGGAGAACCCGCTGCTGGAGATCACCTTTCCGGGGAGCGGCTCGGCACACGAGCGGCAACTGGCGGCGCTCGACGCGCTGTTCGGCAAGAAGCCGGACAACATCACCGCCGCGCCCCCGGGAGACCCCGAGCTGGAGGCGGTGGCCCGCAAGGCGCGCGCCCGGCTCAACGAGCTGCGCCCTCGCATCGCCAAGGGGCTGCATCCGCCCGAGGTGCTCCTGGTGAAGGCGGGCTTCCGCACGGATGACGACAACCTCGAGTACATGTGGATGGAGGTCGTCACGTGGGAGAAGGACCGGCTGAAGGGAACGCTGGCCAACGAGCCGTTCAACGTGAGCCGCCTGCGCCGGGGCTCGCCGGTGGACGTGGCCGAGTCGGAGGTGCAGGACTACCTCTATATGAGCCCCAACGGCACGCGCGAGGGCGGTGAGAGCAGCACCATCCTCATGCGCCGCGAACAACAGGGCCGGTAG